CTTTCTACTACGCATCGCGGCGACCCTATCTTAAAAAAAATAGAACTCGCTTTTCGCAAAAGGCTCATGCAAGCCTTACCTACACGCACTACACAGCCGCAAATAATCACACAGCCGAAATTGTCGCTGCAACTATCCGATACTCCTAATATATTGCTGTTGCGACAAGACAAAATCGGCGATGTACTCATCACTTTTCCGCTCATTCGGCTGCTGCGCCAACATTTTCCCCACGCTCACATAGATATATTGCTCGGCAAAGCTAATTTCAGCACCCAAAATGCCCTAAAAAAATACATCAACCATACGTGGATATACAATAAAAAAACTTTAGATACCCTCCGGCTACTGAAACAGTTGCGTGCCCGACACTACGATGTAGTAGTGGATTTAATGGATAATCCTTCAGCCACCTCTACATTGATTATGTATGGCAGCGGTGCCAAACAAATGCTCGGCATTGATAAGCCCAACAACCACCACGCCTACACCCACTTAGTACCTTTGTTGCATCGCGGCAAGGTACATATCGTAGAGCGCATTGCACAATTGCTGTTGCCCTTTGACATAGCTCCGCAGCCCGCACAATTGCGATTGGAATACGACGTAGCCCCCCAACGACAAGCCGAACTGCGAGCACAATTACCGCCTTTGGCTTCGCCCCTCCAAAAACGGGTAGGCATTAATATTACGGGTTCGGCGGCGAGCAAAGAATGGGGGAGCAACAATTTTATACAGGCTATCCGCCACATCAAAGCCACCTTGGGCGAGCGTGTTCAGGTGGTGATAACCGGCTTGCCCTCCCACGCACAAGACATCAAAAACATCGCACAAGCTACGCATAGCGCAGCAGCACCGCCTTTATCCAATTTTCACGATTTTGCGACCCTGCTCACACTTTTTGATGTACTCATCACCCCCGATACTTCCGCCGTCCATATTGCCGCCGCCCACCGCATTCCGGCAGTGGTGTTGTTTTTGTGGGATAATAAAGAACTACTCCCTTGGACACCCTACCAAAGCCCGCATGCCGCTCTCTTTGCCGAGCACGACGTAAAAGAAATTCAGGCAGACACGCTTACAACCGCTTTTTTGAAACTTTGGCAGCAAGAAAATTTATAATGATGTATCTTTGAAAAAAGATATTTCGGTTATAAACTACTTTTAAAGAAAATACGTTATCTCATAAAAAATTACTTGATAACAGATTTTTTTTGTTTAAAATGATTTATTTAACTTTGCGCCATGAAAAAAACGCCCAATAAAATAAAACCTGCTTCTACCTTAGCCACCAAAGGCGAAAGATTAGGCTGGCGTTCGCTCAAAGATGCCGAAACAATACAATTGAATTCCGGCTCAATCAGAGGCAAATATTTGAGCAAAAAAGACCTAAAACAACAAAGTATCACCACACCAACCCAACATTTAGTGCCTTGAGTTTTAATTCTTTAGGTTATACCTTAATTTTTATTCAATGCAAACGTTGTAAAGACAACAGCAAACATCTTTTTACTAATATCTATAAATTTTATTCGCCAAAAACAAAACTACACTATATCCTCCATGCCGATTATCACGAAGGAGATGTATTTGCAATTAAATTTTATTGTAAAAAAGACAAAAAAAGCAATAACAAATATTCAAAAATCGTGAATAAAGGAGATGTAAATAATTTATTGATAACGTGTGCTAATGTAGTTCCTTTACTTTTAAAAGATGATCCCAAGGCTTCTTTTGTTTTTTCGGGAGCCAGAAGTATTGATACTCAAAATTCATCAATAGAAAACTATGAAAATACGCAGCGTTTCAGGATATACCGCTATTTGACAGCATTAAAATTCGGCACGGAAACTTTTGCGCATTTTGAATACAGAAATATAAGTGCTTATCTTTTATTTAATAAAAAATCGGGAGATATGCGTCAAAGAGAACGGCAAATAGTGGAAATATTATGTGAAACTTATGAAAATCTATACAATGTCTTATAAAAATGCGCTCAGAAGTACAGATGTTTTTGGTCAGATTGTTTAATTTTCGTTTATAACAAATATATTGTATCGTTTCAAAACATGTTCAATAATTTACAAGAAAGTTTAGAGAATGCGTTTAAGGTGTTGCGCGGCAACGACCGTATCACCGAACTCAACATAGCGGCTTCCATAAAAGAAATTCGCCGCGCCTTGGTAGCTGCTGACGTAAACTACAAAATCGCCAAAGAGTTTACGGACAAAGTGAAAGACAAAGCTATGGGCGAAAAAGTATTGGCAGCAGTGCAGCCCGGACAGTTGATGGTAAAAATCGTAAATGACGAGCTTACCGAACTGATGGGCGGCTCGGTTGCCGAATTAGACCTCAAAAACAACCCTACCATTATTTTGATGTCGGGTTTGCAGGGTTCGGGAAAAACAACATTTACCGGAAAATTAGCAAACTATCTCAAGCAAAAGAAAAACAGAAAACCGCTAATGGTCGCCTGCGATGTATATCGTCCGGCAGCGATAGAGCAGTTGCACGTTTTGGGCAAGCAAATTGAAGTAGAGGTATATTCAGAGCCGGAAAATAAAAATCCGGTTTCCATTGCACAAAACGCCATCGCGCATGCCAAACAGAACGGCTACAATGTAGTGATAGTGGATACCGCCGGACGCTTGGCGATAGATGAGCAGATGATGAATGAAATCTACCATGTAAAGCAGGCGATTCAGCCGCAGGAAACGCTGTTTGTGGTAGATTCCATGACGGGTCAAGATGCAGTAAACACCGCCAAAAGTTTCAACGACCGCATTGATTTTACGGGTGTGGTACTCTCCAAACTCGACGGCGACACACGCGGCGGTGCGGCTTTATCCATCAAATACACCGTCAATAAGCCCATTAAATTCATCAGTACGGGCGAAAAATTGGATAAAATAGATGTGTTTTATCCCGACCGTATGGCGCAGCGTATTTTGGGTATGGGCGATGTGGTATCGTTGGTGGAGCGCGCACAGGAGCAATTTGATGCCAAAGAAGCCGAACGTGTACAGAAAAAAATATCTAAAAATCAATTTGACTTTGAAGATTTTCTGTCGCAACTGGCACAAATCCGCAAGATGGGGAATATCAAAGACCTTCTTTCTATGATTCCGGGCGTGGGCAAAGCTGTTAAAGACATTGAAATCAACGATCAGGACTTCAAAAAAATAGAAGCGATTATTTTTTCAATGACGCTCAAAGAACGCCGCAATCCGCAGTTGCTCACCAATGCGAGCCGCCGCCAACGTATCGCAAAGGGCAGCGGCAACAGCGTTGAACAGGTCAATAATTTCATCAAACAATTTGAGCAAATGCGTACCATGCTGCACTCTATGTCAAAAATGGAAAAAAGCGGTATGCCCTTTAAAATGAAATTACCTTTTCAATAAAAAAAGAACATACAACACAGATGATATAGTTGTTATTGTTTTTTTTTATTGGGAATTTGAAAAAGAAAATATGCCGCGTTATTTTTTGGAAATCGCCTACGATGGTACGGGGTATTCAGGTTGGCAGGCGCAGCCCCGACATACCACCGTACAGTCGGTGTTAGATGCGGCACTATCCAAGTTATTCGACAAAAAAATTGTGAGTCTGGGTTGCGGGCGCACCGATGCCGGCGTTCACGCCTCACAATTTTTTCTTCATTTCGACAGCGACCTCCCTCCTCACCCCGATTTAATTTTTCGCCTCAGCCGCCTACTCCCCCGCGACATTGCTCCCAAACGCATCATAGAAGTAGCAGATACCGCCCACGCCCGCTACGATGCCACCTACCGCGCCTACGATTATTATGTGCATCTGCACAAAGACCCTTTTTTAGACCGTTTCAGCTTTTTTTTCCCCGCACCCGCCGTTTTGGACCTTGAAAAAACGCGCCGCGCCTTTGACTTCCTACATTCTTTCAGCGATTTTCACTCTTTTGAAAAAAGCAACGACTCCAAAACCTCGCTCTGCACGCTGTATCAAACCCAATTCATCTTCGACGAAACCCACGCTCGTTTACGTTTTCATATCGCCGCCAACCGTTTTTTGCGCAGTATGGTTCGCCGCATTGTGGGTACGGTGCTGTGGGTGGGCAAAGGCGTTATCAGCTTCGACGAATACGAAGATACCGTGCGGCGTGCCGTTCCTTTTCGTATTCCCATCACTGCGCCGCCGCAGGGTTTGTTTTTGAGTCAGGTGCGCTACCCCTATTTAGCCGACACCGCCCCCGATTGCAATGCCTTGAAATAGAGACTTTGGTATGATGCCGTATTTTGTATTAATTTTACCCATCAATCGTAAAAAAGATGCAAAAAACGTATCATAAAATAATCAACGGCGACAGCCGAAATATGCAGGAACTCAAAGATGAAAGCATTCATTTAGTAGTCACATCGCCCCCTTATTGGCAGTTAAAAGATTATGGCACTAACGACCAAATCGGATTTAATGATGATTATGAAACCTATATCAATCATTTGAATTTAGTATGGCAGGAATGTTACAGAGTATTACACAAAGGTTGTCGCTTGTGTATCAATATAGGCGACCAATTCGCAAGGTCGGTGTATTATGGGCGTTACAAAATAATTCCTATTCATACCGAAATTATAAAATTTTGTGAAATCATCGGCTTTGATTTTATGGGGCAAATTATATGGCAAAAAAACACGACCATGAATACCACCGGCGGAGCTAGCATCATGGGCAGTTTTCCTTATCCGCGCAATGGCATCGTAAAATTGGATTTTGAATATATTTTGTTGTTTAAAAAGCAGGGAAATGCGCCCAAACCTACCGCCGAGCAAAAACAGCACTCTGTAATGACCAAAGAAGAATGGAATACTTTTTTCAACGGGCACTGGTATTTTGGTGGAGCAAAACAAGATGCCCATATTGCTATGTTTCCCGAAGAACTTCCCAGACGATTAATAAAAATGTTTTCGTTTGAAGGAGAAAATGTATTAGACCCCTTTTTAGGAAGCGGCACAACATCAACTGTAGCAAATCAGTTAGGACGCAATTCTTGCGGTTACGAAATTAATCCCGAATTTATACCTGTTATTCAACAAAAATTGCAAATGCACCAACATCATATTGAGAATACACGCATAGATATTGTTGCACAGGATAAAAGCGAAATAAATTTTGAACAACGTATCCGGCAACTGCCTTATATTTTTGAAGATACACACCAATTAGATAAAAAAATTGATATAAAAAAATTACAATTCGGTTCAAAAATAGATGGTAATGAAAATACGCAAAAAGAAGAATATTTTACAGTAAAAGAAATCATTAACCCCGAATTGCTGCGCTTAAATAATGACTTGATTGTGCGTTTAATCGGTATCAAACAAGATGAAACAAAAAGTGCAGATGCCACCGAATTCTTACGTCAGAAAACTAAAGGGCAAAAAGTTTTTTTGCGTTTTGACAATCAAAAACATGATAATGAAAATCATTTAATGGTATATCTGTATCTCCAAAATAAAACTTTTATAAATGCGCATCTGCTTAAAAATAAATTAGCCTTGGTTGATAATCTTATTGATTTCAAATATAAAAATAAATTTAACAACTTAATTTATGTCGCAGAAAGTATCTAAACGATATTCAAAAGACTTTGGCAAAAAAGAAAAGGTCTTAAACTATGCCTGCCAAACCTATCAGCTGTCACGACCCAATAAAGTAGGTGCGGTAATGGCACTTATCAGACAATGTCAGCCCGTCACCATCGAAGCGTGGGAAGCGTGGTATTTTGAAAATGCTCAAACAGATGGAAAAAACAGCAGCAAAATCACCGAAGCTACTTTAAAAGAGCTTGGTGTACGCTTGTATGAGAAGATAACTGTTACTGTAATTCCTGAATGGCAAGAGGCTTTTAATAACCTTACACTGCAAGATTGTATTGATTATATCCATAATTTAACGATCAACCGCACTTTTGACGGCTACATCCGTGAAAAATCAGTAATAAATGACGGTTTAGCACATATTTTTCCCAATATTCGCTTTGAAGAAAGTCCGCCCGAACTCGACCACTCCGGCGATGTTGATTATATGGGTTGGGTGGGTAAATATGCTTTTGGCTTGCAGATAAAACCTGTTACGGCTCAATCAAATTTCGGCAACTATTCCGTTTCGGAACGTATGAAAGCCAGCTTTGCCGATTTTGAAAGCGAATACGGCGGAAGAGTTTTTATTATTTTTAGTATAGATGGCGATATTGGCAATGAAAAAGTATTGGAAGATATACGACAAGAAATCAGCCGACTGCAAGAGAAATCAACATAATACCGGCAAACTGTTTTTTTAAAAAAATAAGCAGATTGTTTGGTGCATTTTGAAAAAATCCTATTATTGAAAAAAATTCAATATCTTATGGATAATAACAATACTCGCATTGCATTAGTGACCGGAGCCACCGGCGGCTTGGGTACAGATATGTGCAAAAAATTATCGAAAGACGGCTTTCGCGTTATCGCCAACTACCGCAGTGCCGAAAAAGCGGCGGACTGGAAAGCACAAATGGAAC
The window above is part of the Sphingobacteriales bacterium genome. Proteins encoded here:
- a CDS encoding tRNA pseudouridine synthase A — encoded protein: MPRYFLEIAYDGTGYSGWQAQPRHTTVQSVLDAALSKLFDKKIVSLGCGRTDAGVHASQFFLHFDSDLPPHPDLIFRLSRLLPRDIAPKRIIEVADTAHARYDATYRAYDYYVHLHKDPFLDRFSFFFPAPAVLDLEKTRRAFDFLHSFSDFHSFEKSNDSKTSLCTLYQTQFIFDETHARLRFHIAANRFLRSMVRRIVGTVLWVGKGVISFDEYEDTVRRAVPFRIPITAPPQGLFLSQVRYPYLADTAPDCNALK
- a CDS encoding glycosyltransferase family 9 protein — translated: MQRIITQYQNGMSAPLSTTHRGDPILKKIELAFRKRLMQALPTRTTQPQIITQPKLSLQLSDTPNILLLRQDKIGDVLITFPLIRLLRQHFPHAHIDILLGKANFSTQNALKKYINHTWIYNKKTLDTLRLLKQLRARHYDVVVDLMDNPSATSTLIMYGSGAKQMLGIDKPNNHHAYTHLVPLLHRGKVHIVERIAQLLLPFDIAPQPAQLRLEYDVAPQRQAELRAQLPPLASPLQKRVGINITGSAASKEWGSNNFIQAIRHIKATLGERVQVVITGLPSHAQDIKNIAQATHSAAAPPLSNFHDFATLLTLFDVLITPDTSAVHIAAAHRIPAVVLFLWDNKELLPWTPYQSPHAALFAEHDVKEIQADTLTTAFLKLWQQENL
- a CDS encoding MjaI family restriction endonuclease is translated as MSQKVSKRYSKDFGKKEKVLNYACQTYQLSRPNKVGAVMALIRQCQPVTIEAWEAWYFENAQTDGKNSSKITEATLKELGVRLYEKITVTVIPEWQEAFNNLTLQDCIDYIHNLTINRTFDGYIREKSVINDGLAHIFPNIRFEESPPELDHSGDVDYMGWVGKYAFGLQIKPVTAQSNFGNYSVSERMKASFADFESEYGGRVFIIFSIDGDIGNEKVLEDIRQEISRLQEKST
- the ffh gene encoding signal recognition particle protein gives rise to the protein MFNNLQESLENAFKVLRGNDRITELNIAASIKEIRRALVAADVNYKIAKEFTDKVKDKAMGEKVLAAVQPGQLMVKIVNDELTELMGGSVAELDLKNNPTIILMSGLQGSGKTTFTGKLANYLKQKKNRKPLMVACDVYRPAAIEQLHVLGKQIEVEVYSEPENKNPVSIAQNAIAHAKQNGYNVVIVDTAGRLAIDEQMMNEIYHVKQAIQPQETLFVVDSMTGQDAVNTAKSFNDRIDFTGVVLSKLDGDTRGGAALSIKYTVNKPIKFISTGEKLDKIDVFYPDRMAQRILGMGDVVSLVERAQEQFDAKEAERVQKKISKNQFDFEDFLSQLAQIRKMGNIKDLLSMIPGVGKAVKDIEINDQDFKKIEAIIFSMTLKERRNPQLLTNASRRQRIAKGSGNSVEQVNNFIKQFEQMRTMLHSMSKMEKSGMPFKMKLPFQ
- a CDS encoding thermonuclease family protein codes for the protein MQKTYHKIINGDSRNMQELKDESIHLVVTSPPYWQLKDYGTNDQIGFNDDYETYINHLNLVWQECYRVLHKGCRLCINIGDQFARSVYYGRYKIIPIHTEIIKFCEIIGFDFMGQIIWQKNTTMNTTGGASIMGSFPYPRNGIVKLDFEYILLFKKQGNAPKPTAEQKQHSVMTKEEWNTFFNGHWYFGGAKQDAHIAMFPEELPRRLIKMFSFEGENVLDPFLGSGTTSTVANQLGRNSCGYEINPEFIPVIQQKLQMHQHHIENTRIDIVAQDKSEINFEQRIRQLPYIFEDTHQLDKKIDIKKLQFGSKIDGNENTQKEEYFTVKEIINPELLRLNNDLIVRLIGIKQDETKSADATEFLRQKTKGQKVFLRFDNQKHDNENHLMVYLYLQNKTFINAHLLKNKLALVDNLIDFKYKNKFNNLIYVAESI